The Punica granatum isolate Tunisia-2019 chromosome 4, ASM765513v2, whole genome shotgun sequence genome has a window encoding:
- the LOC116204467 gene encoding polygalacturonase-like, giving the protein MTSSLVIVGRVILFLTFLALVQSSNAVYNVVSYGAKSNGRTDSALAFSKAWSAACRSTVPATIYVPRGKFLLGAIVFRGPCRSRVTFRMYGTLLASSNYWSLGNSNDWILFQYVNRLSIHGGTLNAQGATYWACRRSGKSCPTPAKTISFQRSSNVLVSGLTSFNSKMFHFFVARCTNVRIQGVRIFAPSWSPNTDGIHVQTSSGITITSSLIKTGDDCISMGPGSKNVWIDRISCGPGHGISIGSLGQYANEEAVQNVTVRNVVFTGTQNGVRIKSWETAYPGSVTSVQFRNIIMRNVFNPIIIDQEYCPSNINCPNKSSGVKISRVTYKNIKGTSATQVAASFVCSPSNPCQGIKLRDINLSHHTRKLAVTSYCKNARGSTSGPVLPRSCLT; this is encoded by the exons ATGACATCGTCACTCGTTATCGTTGGTCGGGTTATACTATTCCTCACATTCCTCGCCCTGGTCCAGTCGTCAAATGCCGTCTACAATGTGGTCAGTTACGGTGCAAAATCCAACGGGCGAACCGACTCCGCGCTAGCGTTTTCCAAGGCATGGTCAGCAGCATGCCGCTCCACGGTGCCTGCCACCATCTATGTGCCCCGAGGGAAATTCCTGCTGGGAGCGATAGTGTTCAGAGGCCCGTGCAGAAGCAGGGTCACATTTCGGATGTACGGCACGCTGCTGGCCTCGTCGAACTACTGGAGCCTTGGGAATAGCAACGACTGGATCCTGTTCCAGTACGTGAACAGGCTCTCGATCCATGGCGGGACCCTGAATGCCCAGGGAGCCACCTACTGGGCTTGCCGGAGGTCTGGGAAGAGCTGCCCTACCCCTGCCAAG ACAATCTCGTTCCAGAGGTCGAGCAATGTTCTGGTGAGCGGCCTGACTTCATTCAACAGCAAGATGTTCCACTTCTTCGTGGCTCGCTGCACAAACGTCAGGATCCAGGGAGTGAGGATATTCGCCCCGAGCTGGAGTCCCAACACCGATGGCATTCACGTCCAAACCTCGAGTGGCATAACCATCACCTCCTCCTTGATAAAAACCGGGGACGACTGCATCTCAATGGGCCCCGGCTCCAAGAACGTTTGGATTGATCGGATCTCTTGCGGTCCCGGACATGGAATCAG CATAGGGAGCCTTGGGCAGTATGCCAACGAAGAAGCGGTTCAAAATGTGACGGTCAGGAACGTAGTGTTCACAGGAACTCAGAACGGAGTTCGAATCAAGTCATGGGAAACAGCTTACCCCGGCTCCGTCACTTCGGTTCAATTCAGGAACATCATCATGAGAAACGTCTTCAATCCCATCATAATCGATCAGGAGTATTGCCCCAGTAACATAAATTGTCCAAACAAG AGTTCGGGGGTGAAGATAAGTCGGGTGACATACAAGAACATAAAGGGGACATCGGCCACGCAAGTAGCAGCAAGCTTCGTATGCAGCCCGAGCAATCCGTGCCAGGGCATCAAATTACGCGATATCAATCTCTCTCACCACACAAGGAAACTCGCGGTCACTTCTTATTGTAAGAACGCTAGAGGAAGCACGTCGGGCCCCGTTCTCCCAAGAAGTTGCCTCACATGA